Proteins encoded within one genomic window of Lynx canadensis isolate LIC74 chromosome B4, mLynCan4.pri.v2, whole genome shotgun sequence:
- the LOC115517823 gene encoding ADP-ribosylation factor GTPase-activating protein 3-like, translating to MVENSLLHRLADVTPVLPVFNDRPTARRKPDYEPVENTDEAQKKFGNVKAISSDMYFGRQAQADCETRARLERLSASSSISSADLFDEQRKQTAGSYNLTSVLPTAPDMAQFKQGVRSVAGKLSVFANGVMTSIQDRYGS from the exons ATGGTAGAAAACTCCCTACTTCACCGCCTTGCTGACGTCACTCCTGTCCTGCCTGTTTTTAATGATAGACCTACTGCCCGCCGTAAGCCAGACTATGAGCCAGTTGAGAACACAGATGAAGCCCAGAAGAAGTTTGGCAATGTCAAAGCCATTTCATCAGATATGTACTTTGGAAGACAAGCCCAAGCTGAT TGTGAAACCAGGGCTCGGCTGGAGAGGCTTTCGGCGAGTTCCTCCATAAGCTCAGCGGATCTGTTTGATGAGCAGAGGAAGCAGACGGCAG GAAGCTACAACCTCACGAGCGTGCTGCCCACTGCGCCTGACATGGCCCAGTTTAAGCAGGGAGTGCGATCCGTTGCTGGAAAGCTCTCGGTCTTCGCTAACGGCGTCatgacttccattcag GATCGCTACGGTTCTTAG